In a genomic window of Urocitellus parryii isolate mUroPar1 chromosome 11, mUroPar1.hap1, whole genome shotgun sequence:
- the Mfap2 gene encoding microfibrillar-associated protein 2 isoform X1 — protein MRAAYLFLLCLPAGLLAQGQYDLDPLPPFPDHVQYAHYNDQIDQPDYYDYQEVSSRSPEEQFQSQQQVQQEVIPAPTPEPGNVETEPTEPGPLDCREEQYPCTRLYSIHKPCKQCLNEVCFYSLRRVYVVNKEICVRTVCAHEELLRADLCRDKFSKCGVMASSGLCQSVAASCAKSCGGC, from the exons ATGAGAGCTGCCTACCTCTTCCTGCTGTGCCTGCCTG CAGGCCTGCTGGCTCAGGGCCAATATGACCTGGACCCTCTGCCCCCATTTCCGGACCATGTCCAGTACGCCCACTACAATGACCAGATCG ACCAGCCAGACTACTACGATTACCAAG AGGTGAGTTCTCGGTCCCCTGAGGAGCAGTTCCAGTCCCAGCAGCAAGTCCAACAGGAGGtcatcccagcccccaccccag AACCTGGAAATGTGGAGACGGAGCCCACGGAGCCAGGGCCTCTTG ACTGCCGTGAGGAACAGTACCCGTGCACCCGCCTCTACTCCATCCATAAGCCCTGCAAACAGTGTCTCAACGAGGTCTGCTTCTACAG CCTCCGCCGTGTGTACGTGGTCAACAAGGAGATCTGTGTCCGCACAGTGTGTGCCCATGAGGAGCTCCTCCGAG CTGACCTCTGTCGGGACAAGTTCTCCAAATGTGGTGTGATGGCCAGCAGTGGCCTGTGCCAGTCTGTGGCAGCCTCGTGTGCCAAGAGCTGCGGGGGCTGCTAG
- the Mfap2 gene encoding microfibrillar-associated protein 2 isoform X2, with protein MRAAYLFLLCLPGLLAQGQYDLDPLPPFPDHVQYAHYNDQIDQPDYYDYQEVSSRSPEEQFQSQQQVQQEVIPAPTPEPGNVETEPTEPGPLDCREEQYPCTRLYSIHKPCKQCLNEVCFYSLRRVYVVNKEICVRTVCAHEELLRADLCRDKFSKCGVMASSGLCQSVAASCAKSCGGC; from the exons ATGAGAGCTGCCTACCTCTTCCTGCTGTGCCTGCCTG GCCTGCTGGCTCAGGGCCAATATGACCTGGACCCTCTGCCCCCATTTCCGGACCATGTCCAGTACGCCCACTACAATGACCAGATCG ACCAGCCAGACTACTACGATTACCAAG AGGTGAGTTCTCGGTCCCCTGAGGAGCAGTTCCAGTCCCAGCAGCAAGTCCAACAGGAGGtcatcccagcccccaccccag AACCTGGAAATGTGGAGACGGAGCCCACGGAGCCAGGGCCTCTTG ACTGCCGTGAGGAACAGTACCCGTGCACCCGCCTCTACTCCATCCATAAGCCCTGCAAACAGTGTCTCAACGAGGTCTGCTTCTACAG CCTCCGCCGTGTGTACGTGGTCAACAAGGAGATCTGTGTCCGCACAGTGTGTGCCCATGAGGAGCTCCTCCGAG CTGACCTCTGTCGGGACAAGTTCTCCAAATGTGGTGTGATGGCCAGCAGTGGCCTGTGCCAGTCTGTGGCAGCCTCGTGTGCCAAGAGCTGCGGGGGCTGCTAG